A genomic segment from Halomonas sp. GD1P12 encodes:
- a CDS encoding EscU/YscU/HrcU family type III secretion system export apparatus switch protein yields MDGSNERRRQAVALAYQEGEQAPRVVAKGYGELAERIMAEAERQGIYVHDAPELVALLMQLNLDSEIPASLYQVVAELLVWVFELSENEPTHIERRK; encoded by the coding sequence ATGGACGGTTCGAACGAGCGCCGCCGTCAGGCGGTTGCGCTGGCTTATCAGGAGGGCGAACAGGCGCCGCGCGTCGTTGCCAAGGGCTACGGTGAGCTTGCCGAGCGGATCATGGCCGAGGCCGAGCGCCAGGGCATTTATGTTCATGACGCCCCCGAACTCGTCGCGCTTTTAATGCAACTTAACCTGGACAGCGAAATTCCTGCTAGCCTGTATCAAGTGGTCGCCGAACTGCTGGTATGGGTATTCGAGCTCTCGGAGAATGAGCCGACTCATATAGAAAGGCGCAAGTAG
- the motA gene encoding flagellar motor stator protein MotA codes for MLIALGYLVVLLSVFGGYMLAGGSLGPIYQPLELLIIGGAGVGAFIAANNGKAIKATFKILPRLKRAKKYDKALYMELMALQFKILSKIRREGMLGIERDIDTPAESALFQEHPTVLADPHIMNFLTDYLRLMVSGGMEPMEIDELMLHEIEVFEQEMHVPIDAISKVGDAMPAFGIVAAVMGVVKALTYADASPDEMGEMIAHALVGTFLGILMGYGFISPIASYADRQAREAEKMLQCIRVTLLASLHGYAPQLAVEFGRKALHTAERPSFSELEEYVRDAKKGGAA; via the coding sequence GTGCTGATTGCCTTAGGTTATCTGGTGGTACTGCTGTCGGTATTCGGCGGGTATATGTTGGCGGGGGGAAGCCTTGGGCCGATCTATCAGCCTCTCGAGCTATTGATCATCGGGGGAGCTGGCGTGGGCGCGTTCATTGCGGCCAATAACGGCAAAGCGATCAAGGCGACGTTCAAGATACTGCCCCGGCTCAAGCGGGCCAAAAAGTATGACAAGGCGCTCTACATGGAGCTCATGGCGCTGCAGTTCAAGATTCTGTCGAAGATTCGTCGCGAAGGGATGCTCGGCATCGAGCGCGATATCGACACGCCCGCAGAGAGTGCGCTGTTTCAGGAACACCCGACGGTGCTGGCCGACCCGCATATCATGAACTTTCTGACCGACTATCTGCGCCTGATGGTCAGCGGTGGCATGGAGCCCATGGAAATCGATGAGCTGATGCTGCACGAAATCGAAGTGTTCGAGCAGGAAATGCACGTGCCGATCGATGCGATCAGCAAGGTGGGCGACGCCATGCCGGCCTTCGGTATCGTGGCCGCGGTCATGGGCGTGGTCAAAGCGCTGACCTACGCCGATGCGAGCCCCGACGAGATGGGTGAAATGATCGCCCACGCGCTGGTCGGTACCTTTCTGGGCATTTTGATGGGCTACGGCTTCATTAGCCCGATCGCCAGCTACGCCGACCGTCAGGCCCGCGAGGCCGAGAAGATGCTTCAGTGTATTCGCGTAACGCTGTTGGCCAGCCTGCATGGCTACGCGCCGCAGTTGGCCGTGGAGTTTGGCCGCAAGGCGCTGCACACCGCCGAACGCCCGAGCTTTAGCGAGCTTGAAGAGTACGTCCGCGATGCCAAGAAGGGTGGCGCTGCATGA
- the flhC gene encoding flagellar transcriptional regulator FlhC, translating to MSQKSLVDEMHQVQLAIELIELGARLQVLETETELSRTRLIKLYKEVRGVSPPKGMLPFSTDWFVTWLPNVHSSLFYNIYKSLRKNTDCERIDAFVKAYRIYEEQIKIENVDPVLGLTRAWTLVRFFESDLLQLTPCTRCEGHFVAHAHSPTRDYVCGICQPPSRAGKTRKSLS from the coding sequence GTGAGCCAAAAAAGCCTGGTCGATGAAATGCACCAGGTGCAGCTGGCGATCGAGCTCATCGAGCTCGGGGCCCGCCTGCAGGTGCTGGAAACGGAAACCGAACTCAGCCGCACGCGACTGATCAAACTGTACAAGGAAGTGCGGGGTGTTTCACCGCCCAAGGGCATGCTGCCCTTTTCGACGGACTGGTTCGTCACCTGGCTTCCCAACGTCCATTCGTCGCTTTTCTACAACATCTATAAAAGCCTGAGAAAAAATACTGACTGCGAGCGCATCGATGCCTTCGTTAAGGCATACCGCATCTATGAAGAGCAGATCAAGATCGAAAACGTCGATCCGGTGTTGGGATTGACCCGCGCCTGGACGTTGGTACGTTTTTTCGAGAGCGATCTTTTACAGCTTACCCCCTGCACTCGCTGCGAAGGCCATTTCGTCGCCCACGCTCACAGCCCTACTCGCGACTACGTATGCGGTATTTGCCAGCCGCCCTCACGCGCCGGAAAGACGCGAAAATCGCTCTCCTGA
- the cheA gene encoding chemotaxis protein CheA, which translates to MDIADFFDTFFEEAEELLADMEQHLLELDVDDPDSEQLNAIFRAAHSIKGGAGTFGFSVLQKTTHMLENLLDSARKGELSLRADLVDTFLEAKDIMHEQLNAYRSESEPDQQAFERICQTLQQIALEEMGEPLAVAPVVAPEPATEPVQAPSEPAASGQLLVALLNVKEKDRTLLVEELEQLGEIKSQSGDEQRFEVVMTASVSADDIEAVMCFIIEPEQISISAAPTSAAAPDSAATPATPPAPKPSAPTEKPAAAPAPAASKPNTPKSAGEKGGEKGGKKGASESSSIRVSVDKVDQIINLVGELIITQSMLDQTVSDLSDQSASSGSLQNGMSLLQRNARDLQEAVMSIRMIPMEFVFSRFPRVVRDTAGKLGKEIELITEGKSTELDKSLVERITDPLTHLVRNSLDHGIEMPDKREALGKPRQGKLTLAARHQGGNILIEVKDDGAGMDRERLLAKARENGLNVSDTMSDEEVYQLIFAPGFSTAAEVTDVSGRGVGMDVVKRNIQGMGGRVEIQSKLGEGTNTRIVLPLTLAILDGMSIKVGSETFILPLSTVLESLQPAKGDMYAMAGDDVVLKVRDEYLPVIAIHEALDVADAITDPTRSIAVIVQGEGRRYALLVDELVGQQQVVVKNLEDNYRKVPGVSAATILGDGSVALILDITGLHRLSRAKKEAGKPAYAQHLSYDKEIELS; encoded by the coding sequence ATGGATATAGCGGATTTTTTTGACACCTTTTTCGAGGAGGCGGAAGAGCTCCTGGCGGACATGGAACAGCACCTGCTGGAGCTGGATGTCGATGATCCGGATAGCGAGCAGCTAAACGCCATCTTTCGCGCCGCCCACTCGATCAAGGGCGGGGCGGGCACGTTCGGCTTTAGCGTGCTGCAGAAAACCACGCACATGCTGGAAAACCTGCTGGATTCTGCACGCAAGGGCGAGCTTTCGCTGCGAGCCGACCTCGTGGATACGTTTTTAGAGGCCAAGGACATCATGCACGAACAGCTCAACGCCTACCGCAGCGAGTCAGAACCCGATCAGCAGGCTTTCGAGCGTATTTGCCAAACGCTTCAGCAAATCGCGCTCGAAGAGATGGGCGAGCCGCTGGCGGTTGCGCCGGTCGTCGCCCCCGAACCCGCGACTGAACCCGTGCAGGCGCCGAGCGAGCCGGCCGCAAGCGGCCAGCTTCTCGTCGCGCTTTTGAACGTCAAGGAGAAGGATCGCACGCTGCTGGTCGAAGAGCTCGAGCAGCTCGGTGAGATCAAAAGCCAGTCTGGCGATGAGCAGCGCTTCGAGGTCGTGATGACGGCAAGCGTCAGCGCCGACGACATCGAGGCGGTGATGTGCTTCATCATCGAGCCCGAGCAGATCAGCATCAGCGCCGCCCCCACCAGTGCCGCCGCACCGGACAGCGCCGCCACCCCGGCGACGCCCCCGGCACCCAAGCCGTCGGCGCCGACTGAAAAGCCCGCAGCTGCGCCAGCTCCCGCCGCCAGTAAGCCGAATACGCCGAAAAGCGCCGGCGAAAAAGGCGGTGAGAAAGGCGGCAAGAAAGGCGCGTCGGAGTCGAGCTCGATTCGCGTGTCGGTAGACAAGGTCGACCAGATCATCAACCTGGTGGGCGAGCTGATCATCACCCAGTCCATGCTCGATCAAACGGTGAGCGATTTAAGCGACCAGTCGGCGTCAAGCGGCTCGCTGCAAAACGGCATGAGTCTTCTGCAGCGCAACGCCCGCGATCTGCAGGAAGCGGTGATGTCGATCCGCATGATTCCCATGGAGTTCGTCTTTAGCCGTTTCCCGCGCGTGGTGCGCGACACCGCCGGCAAGCTGGGTAAAGAGATCGAGCTGATCACCGAAGGCAAATCCACCGAGCTCGACAAGAGCCTGGTCGAGCGGATCACCGACCCGCTGACCCACCTGGTGCGCAACAGCCTCGATCACGGGATCGAGATGCCCGACAAACGCGAAGCGCTGGGCAAACCCCGCCAGGGCAAGCTGACGCTGGCCGCGCGTCACCAGGGCGGCAACATTTTGATCGAAGTGAAGGACGACGGCGCCGGCATGGACCGCGAGCGCCTGCTCGCCAAGGCGCGGGAAAACGGCCTGAACGTCTCCGACACCATGTCGGATGAAGAGGTGTATCAGCTCATTTTCGCGCCGGGCTTCTCCACTGCCGCCGAGGTGACCGATGTCTCCGGGCGTGGCGTCGGCATGGACGTGGTAAAGCGCAACATTCAGGGCATGGGCGGGCGCGTCGAGATCCAATCGAAGCTGGGTGAGGGCACCAATACGCGGATCGTGCTGCCGCTGACGCTGGCGATTCTCGACGGTATGTCGATCAAGGTGGGCAGCGAAACCTTCATTCTGCCGCTTTCCACGGTGCTCGAGTCGCTTCAGCCCGCGAAAGGCGACATGTACGCCATGGCCGGTGACGATGTCGTGCTCAAGGTGCGCGACGAGTATCTGCCGGTGATCGCCATTCACGAAGCGCTCGACGTGGCGGACGCCATCACTGACCCGACCCGCAGTATCGCCGTGATCGTACAGGGCGAAGGCCGGCGCTATGCGCTGCTGGTCGACGAGCTGGTCGGTCAGCAGCAGGTGGTGGTCAAGAACCTGGAAGACAACTACCGCAAGGTGCCAGGCGTTTCCGCTGCCACGATTCTGGGCGACGGAAGCGTCGCGCTGATTCTGGACATTACCGGGCTGCATCGCCTGAGCCGCGCCAAAAAGGAAGCGGGAAAGCCCGCTTACGCCCAACACCTCTCGTATGACAAGGAGATCGAACTGTCATGA
- the flhD gene encoding flagellar transcriptional regulator FlhD gives MSQTSFFDEIQEINLAYLLLAQRLLSEDREAAMLRLKVDNELADLLVSMNARQLSRLARTNQLVCRFSQISAGQLRQVMENPRDQGLSGLHASLLMASEPFDSLPEGEKE, from the coding sequence ATGAGTCAAACAAGCTTCTTTGATGAAATACAAGAAATTAACCTCGCGTATCTGTTGTTGGCCCAGAGGCTTTTGAGCGAAGATCGTGAGGCGGCGATGCTGCGTTTGAAGGTAGATAACGAGCTTGCCGATCTGCTCGTCTCCATGAACGCGCGGCAACTCTCCAGACTCGCGCGTACCAATCAATTGGTGTGCCGTTTCAGCCAGATAAGCGCGGGCCAGCTGCGTCAGGTAATGGAAAACCCCAGAGATCAAGGGCTTTCAGGGCTTCATGCGTCGCTACTGATGGCCAGCGAGCCGTTCGATTCGCTACCCGAGGGGGAAAAAGAGTGA
- the motB gene encoding flagellar motor protein MotB, whose protein sequence is MSKGADKRPIVIRRKKVVHAHHGGAWKIALADFMTALMALFLVLWILSVASEEQRQGVADYFSAPLATAITGGDRSGSTNVIPGGGPDPTHTDGERARIDTLQHTRPSMQERRFFEDLQARIERAIEQDPELRQLRSQMRFDLTREGLRIQLLDTDQRPMFELGSDQVASYMRSLLRTMAPLLNELPNELSISGHTDSVPYAGGYRGYSNWELSNDRANASRRELVAGGLDPDQLLRVSGFADRVLLPDTDSVDPRNRRIELVVLLPEIAEAIRNPSILSQGEPVSNENSLEETLENLPQADTAQ, encoded by the coding sequence ATGAGTAAAGGGGCCGACAAGCGCCCGATCGTCATCCGGCGCAAAAAAGTGGTTCACGCCCACCACGGCGGTGCGTGGAAAATCGCTTTGGCAGATTTCATGACCGCGCTGATGGCGCTTTTTTTGGTGCTCTGGATTTTGAGCGTGGCCAGTGAAGAGCAGCGCCAGGGGGTAGCCGACTACTTTAGCGCGCCGCTGGCCACCGCGATCACCGGGGGCGATCGCTCCGGCAGCACCAACGTCATTCCCGGCGGCGGCCCTGACCCGACCCACACGGACGGCGAACGCGCGCGTATCGATACGCTCCAGCACACCCGCCCCAGCATGCAGGAGCGACGCTTTTTCGAGGATCTGCAGGCGCGTATCGAGCGCGCCATCGAGCAGGACCCGGAGCTTCGTCAGCTGCGCTCTCAGATGCGCTTCGACCTGACCCGAGAGGGGCTGCGTATTCAGCTTCTGGATACCGACCAGCGGCCGATGTTCGAACTCGGCAGCGACCAGGTCGCCTCCTACATGCGAAGCCTTCTACGTACCATGGCGCCGCTTTTGAACGAATTGCCCAACGAGCTCAGCATCAGTGGCCATACCGACAGCGTGCCCTACGCCGGCGGCTATCGTGGCTACAGCAACTGGGAGCTCTCCAACGACCGTGCCAACGCCTCGCGCCGCGAGCTCGTCGCGGGAGGGCTCGACCCGGACCAGCTTCTGCGCGTCTCCGGCTTTGCCGACCGCGTGCTGCTGCCGGATACCGACTCCGTCGACCCGCGTAACCGCCGGATCGAACTGGTCGTGCTGCTGCCCGAAATCGCCGAGGCGATCCGCAATCCGAGCATTTTGAGTCAGGGCGAGCCCGTGTCGAACGAAAATAGCCTCGAAGAGACTTTAGAAAATCTGCCGCAGGCCGATACAGCCCAATAA
- the cheW gene encoding chemotaxis protein CheW, translating to MTQANSDAVLAAAEADNSEFLVFSLGEEEYAIDILKVQEIRGYENVTRIANAPDFIKGVTNLRGVIVPIVDLRIKFHLDNVEYGGQTVVIVVNVADRVVGIVVDGVSDVMTLTPDQIKPAPEFGVTLSSDFLSGLGSLEDRMLVLVDIDKLLTSEEMALVDTTRHA from the coding sequence ATGACCCAAGCCAATAGTGATGCGGTGCTGGCCGCCGCCGAAGCGGACAACAGCGAATTTCTGGTGTTCTCGCTAGGCGAGGAAGAGTACGCCATCGACATCCTGAAGGTTCAGGAGATCCGCGGTTACGAAAACGTCACCCGCATCGCCAACGCGCCGGACTTCATCAAGGGCGTGACCAATTTGCGCGGTGTGATCGTGCCGATCGTCGATCTGCGCATCAAGTTTCATCTCGATAACGTCGAGTACGGCGGCCAGACGGTGGTCATCGTCGTCAACGTGGCCGATCGCGTGGTGGGCATCGTGGTGGACGGCGTGTCGGACGTGATGACGCTGACGCCGGATCAGATCAAGCCGGCACCGGAGTTCGGCGTCACGCTCTCCTCGGATTTCTTGAGCGGGCTTGGCAGCCTCGAGGATCGCATGCTGGTGCTGGTGGACATCGACAAGCTTTTGACCAGCGAAGAGATGGCACTGGTCGATACTACCCGTCACGCCTGA